The Deinococcus depolymerans genome contains the following window.
AGTAGGAGAAAACCGGGTTCCGGACGTGGAGTTGACAGAGCGGTGGTGTTCCGATCTGTGAACGAAACAAACGGAATCCGTATGAGACGGACTCGGAGAGCTGCCCCGCAGAGCAGGAGAGAAACGTCCCTCCGGACGTGGAGCCGGCAATCCGGTGAAGTTCCGGATTGTCAGCGAAACAAACGGCAGTCCGTATGATCCGGTAAACCCTGCTGCGCGTCACGGCGCCCGGCGCTCCGGAACCGGTATGCTGCTGCGCCCGGGGTGGTCCGGCAGGGCGGTAAGGAACAGGGAGGCACGGTGGGGTCCAGAACGCGCGCAACACAGGACAACTTGACGGGCGGCGCAGCGGAGCGCGGGGGGCCCGAGCGGGTCACGGACCGCCTGATCGCGGATCGGCGCGTGCGGGCCGTCGCGCACGCCGGCAGTCACGGCACGGAGTTCGCGTGGGCGGGCAGCCTGCCGACCCTGGTGGCCTTCGAGCGGGGCGTGACGGAAGCGCACGCGGACACGCGGGCCGGCGTGACGACCGAGCGGTTCCCGTTCGAGAAACTTGAGGCGTGGCGGGACTGGGAGGTCGCGCGCACCGAGGCGCCGCTGGCGCTGCTGGCGACCAGCCGCGTCGTGTACGATCCGACCGGGGGGTACAGCCGTATTCAGCGGACGCTGTGGAACCTCAGTGAGTCGCAGCGGGCCGCGCACCGCGCCGAACTGCTGAACCTGGCGGACAGCCGGTTGCGGGCGGCGCAGGCGGCGTACACCGGTCCCGGTCACGGCGTGCAGGAGCAGCTGCTGGCGCTGGCGGACGCCCGCAGCGTCGCGCTGGACGCGCTGTACCCGGCGCTGCTGACCTGGCTGCACCTGTGGCCGGAATTCGAGATTCGCCTGCCGCACGCGTGGCGGGCCTCGGCGGGGCTGCGCTTCCCGAAGGCCGTGTACCGCCTCGAAGCCCTGTACGGGTTCGGCGGTGAGGAGGAGGCCCGGCGGGTGCTGCTCGCCACGCGCGGTCTGGGGCTGGTCGAGCAGGAACGCCGTGCCCGCGCGGCCTTCCAGGCCGGGTACTACGACGGCGCGGTGCGCTACCTGCGCGACGAGGCGGCCCGCACGCACCGCGCCGACCTGAGCGGCTGGATGCACCTGACGCCCGCCCGGCGCGAGAAGCTGGGCACGCTGCTCGGCGTGACGCGCGCGCCGCTGGGTCCGGCCGCGCTGAACCTCGCGCAGGAACTGCTGGAAGCGGTGCGCGAAGGGGAGTAACGGTTGCCGGGGGGTGGCTGATGGAGGAGCTCATACGGACTCCGATTGAATGGCTTACAAAGCCATTCAATCCGAGCGGATGCGACTCGGAGAGCTGCTGCGCAGAGAAGGAGCAAAACGGGTTCCGGACGTGGAGTTGACAGATCGGTGGTGTTCCGATCTGTGAACGAAACAAACGGATCATGCGGGCTGCCGTCTGGTTCGCCCGCCAGCCGCCAACGTGCCGGGTGGTCCGGGTGGTCAAGGCCACGCCCGGAGGGGCGGGGCTCTCCTGCTCGCTCTGCGGCGCCGCTCTGCGGGTCCGTCCGGGTAGACGTGTTGTGCAGCCCTTTCCAGCGGAGTCGGTATCTGCCCAGGGAGCAGGGCGAGCCATTCAATCGGCTCGCCCTGCTCCTGTGTGTGGGGGTTATGCGCTGGGCGTGTCGGTGTCGAGCACCTTGGCGCTGCGGACGGTGATGGCGCGTTTCTGGGCGGCCTCGCTGCGGGGCACGCGGATGGTCAGGGTGCCGTGGTCGAAGTCGGCCTCGACCTTGCCGAGGTCGTACTTGGCGGGCACGCTGAAGGTGCGGGCCAGGGTGCCGTAGGCGCGTTCGACGCGGTGGGCGGTGCGGCCGTCGCGGCGGTCGTAGCTGCGGGTGGCCTGCACGGTCAGGGTCTGGTTCTCGGCTTCGACCTGGATCTGGTCGGGGTGGATGCCGGGCAGGTCGAGGGTGAGTTCCAGGCCCTGGTCGTCCTCGTGGACGTCGACGGGCGGGGCGATGCGGGTGGGGGCGCTGGCGCTCTGGCCGAAGGCGCGGTCCATGCGCTGGGTCAGTTCCTCGATTTCACGGAAGGGATCGAATCGCATCATGGTGGGTTCCTCCTGTGGGTGGGAGCGCGGGTGCCGGGGCCGCCGGATCACTCCGAACATCTGAGTGCCCTGCGCTCAACTGCAGTCATAGTAAAACCTGAGTGCAATCGTGTCAAGTTTAGTGCGTCTTGAATCGGCGTTCAGAACTGGACACCCCTCCCCCGCCCCGGCACACCGCCCCGCCCGCGGTGTTACACTTCGTCAGGCCGCGCACGGCAGCCCATCTGCCCGCGCCCCGGCAACCCCAACCCAACCCGTCCCTTTCCCGGCAGTCCCGTGAGGCTGCACCCGCCCCGTGAGGCAGGAGAAGGAGCACCATGTCCACACCCACGCACCGTCAGCCCACGCTGAACGGCCCTTTTTTTATGCCCCGCCCCGCCCCGGTGAGCGCATGACCCCCAAGGCCATCATCCTGACGCCCGACGAGGTCCGCCGCGCCCTGACCCGCATCGCGCACGAGATCATCGAACGCAACAAGGGCGCCGAGAACCTCGCCCTGATCGGCGTACATACCCGCGGCATCCCCCTGGCCCGCCGCCTCGCCGAGAAGCTCAGCGCCCTCGAAGGCGTGGACGTCCCCACCGGCATGCTGGACATCACCCTGTACCGCGACGACCTCAGCGAGGTCGCCCAGCAGCCCATCATCCGCGAGACACAGGTCCCCTTCGACCTGCGCGACCGCCGCGTGATCCTCGTGGACGACGTGCTGTACACCGGCCGCACCGTCCGCGCCGCGCTGGACGCCCTGATCGACCTCGGCCGCCCCGCCGGGATCCAGCTGGCCGTCCTCGTGGACCGCGGGCACCGTGAACTCCCGATCCGCGCGGACTACGTGGGCAAGAACCTCCCCACCGCCGCCAGCGAGGTCGTGAAGGTCAAACTCCAGGAAACCGACGACGTGGACAGCGTCGAACTGTGGGACATGGAGGCGCTGCGATGAACGCCCCCACCAGCATGGGCGCCCGCCCACCCCACCTCCTGGACTTCCAGGACTGGACGCCCGAACGTCTGAAGGCCATCCTCGACAACGCCGACACCATGCTTCAGGTCCTCGACCGGCCCGTGAAGAAGGTCCCGGCCCTCCAGGGCCTGACGGTCTGCAACGCGTTCTTCGAGAACTCCACCCGCACCCGCACCTCCTTTGAACTGGCCGCCCGGCGCATGAGCGCCGACGTCCTCACGTTCGCAGCCGGGGCCAGCAGCGTCAGCAAGGGCGAAAGTCTGCGCGACACGCTGGAAGTCCTGACCTCCTACAAGGTCGACGCTTACATCGTCCGCCACCACGCCGCCGGCGCCGCGCATCTGGTGGCGCGCTACAGCGGCAAACCCGTCATCAACGCCGGGGACGGCCGCCGCGCCCACCCCACCCAGGCGCTGCTCGACGCGTACACCATCCGACAGGAATACGGCAGCCTGGAAGGCAAGAAGGTCGCCATCCTCGGCGACGTCCGCCACAGCCGCGTGGCGCGCAGCAACGCCGAACTGCTGCCCAAACTGGGCGCGCAGGTCGTCCTGTGCGGCCCCGCCACCCTCCTCCCCCCCGGCCTCGCCCGCATGCCCGGCGTGACCCTCACCACCGACCCCAAGGAAGCCGTGCGCGGCGCCCACGCCGTCATGGCCCTGCGCCTCCAGCGCGAACGCATGAGCGGCGGGTTCCTCGGCAGCCTCCAGGAATACGCCGACACCTACCAGGTGAACGACACCCTGCTGGGGGAAGCCGAGAGCGGCGCGATCGTCCTGCACCCCGGCCCCATGAACCGCGACCTGGAAATCAGCAGTGACGCCGCCGACGGCCCCCAGAGCCGCATCCTGAAACAGGTCGAGAACGGACAGGCCATCCGCATGAGCGTCCTGTACCACCTGCTCGTCGGACGGAACTGAAGGACGAGGGAACAGACATGATCACGATTACGAATATCAAGCGCGTCGGGTCGGAGAAGACCGAGAGCGTCACCATCGAGGGCGGCCTGATCAAGGGCTGGAACATTCCGGAAGAAGGGCAGGTCATTGACGGGCAGGGCGGCACGGTCGCGCCCGCGCTGATCGAGCTGCACGCGCACCTGCGCGAGCCGGGGCAGACGGAGAAGGAAGACCTGAGCAGTGGGCTGGCGGCGGCGGCGGCCGGTGGGTACGGCACGGTGGTCAGCATGCCGAACACCAGCCCGGTCGTGGACGACCCGGCGATCGTGCGCAGCCTGATCGAGAAAGCCAATAGCCTGGGCTTCGCACGCCTGCGTCCGGCGGCGGCGCTGACGAAGGGGCAGAAGGGTGAAGAACTGGCCGAACTGACCTACCTGAAGGAGGCGGGGGCGGCGATGTTCACGGATGACGGGCGCACGAACGAGAACGCCCGGACGCTGCGCCTGGGGCTGGAGACGGCCGGGAGTCTGGGCATGGTGATCAGCGTGCACGCCGAGGACGCCAGCCTGCGCGCGGACGGCGTGATGAACGAGGGGCCGGTCAGCGAGGCGCTGGGCCTGCCGGGCAACCCGGCGGCGGCCGAGGCGGCGCGCGTGGCGCGGGATATCGAGATCGTGGCGGGCCTGCACGCGCAGGGCGTTCCGGCGCGGCTGCACATCCAGCACCTGAGCACCGCGCGGGCGCTGGATCTGGTGCGGGCGGCGAAGGCGCAGGGCCTCCCGGTGACGTGTGAGGTCTGCCCGCACCACCTGACGCTGACGGACGAGGCGCTGCGTTCTTTTGACGCGATCTTCAAGGTCGCGCCGCCCCTGCGCACGCAGGCGGACGCCGATCATCTGCTGGAGGGGCTGCGGGACGGCAGCGTGGACTGCCTCGCCACCGATCACGCGCCGCACACCCGAGCGGAGAAGGAACGCGACCTGCTGGACGCGCCCAGCGGCATCGCGTACATCGAACTGGCGTTCCCGCTGATGTACACCCGCTTCGGCGAGACGCTGGGCCTGGACCGCATCCTGGACCTGATGACCGCCGCGCCCGCCCGCGTGATGGGCTGGACGGAACCCACCCTGGACGCGGGCGCGAAGGCCGATCTGGTCGTCCTCGACCTGACCACCGAACGCCCCGTGAACCCCGCCGAATTCAGGAGCAAGGCGAAATTCACGCCCTGGGCGGGCGAGACCCTGAAGGGCTGGCCCGTGCTGACGGTCGTGGACGGCCGGGTCGCGTACCAGCGGTAAGAGGCAACAGGAAGAGGGGCGCCGGGATGACCACCCAGCGCCCCTTTCCGTTCAGCGGTCCAGGCGGAAGATGCGCAGGTCGTCGTTCTCCTCACCCTGGATCAGGTCCGTGAGGAGGCGGGCGGCCTGCACACTGTACGTGATGCCGTTCCCGCCGTACCCGAGCGCGAACAGCAGGCGGTCGCCCTTCTGCCGGGGGCCGATGTACGCGAGGCCGTCCTTGGTCTCGCCGAAGGTGCCGGCCCAGGCGAAGGCCGTCTCGGCCTGCAGGTGCGGCAGGAGCTTCCCGAGCTTGCGTTCGAGCCGGCGTTGCTTGCCGTTCAGGGCGCGTTCGCGGCGGGCGGGATTGTGGTGGTCGTCGTCCTCGCCGCCGATGACGACGCGGCCGTCCCCGGTGGTGCGGGCGTACAGGTACGGCCGGGCTGTCTCCCAGATCAGGCAGCCGGTGGGCCACAGCTCCCCGTCGGTCTGCTCGATGGGTTCGGTGGCGAGCGCATAGGAGTTCTTCAGCTGCGCGAGGCGTTTCCCGAGGAACTTCTCGGCCTCGTACCCGGTGGCGACCACGACCCAGCGGGCCTGGATCTTCGCGTTCCGGTCGGTGTGCGCGGTGAATTGATCCCGGTGCTCGTCCAGGCGGGTGACTTCCGTGCGGTCGTACACCCGCGCGCCCCGGCCATGCGCGCGTTGCAGGAGGTGCTGCGCGAGGCGGTACGGGTCGACCTCGCCGCCGTCGGGGCTGAACAGCGCGGCGGGCGCGGTGATCCCGAACCGGGCCTTCAGGCTGCGGGCGTCGAGGTGTTCGACGTTCAGGCCGGCGCGGGTGCGGGCGGCGTGCTCCTGCGCGAGCATGCGGGCGTCGCGGCGGTTGCTGGCGTAGTACAGGCTGCCGCGCTCGTGGAAGCCGCAGTCGTCGGGCAGTTCGGCGGTCAGGTCGCGGACCAGGTCGATGGCGTCGCGGCACAGGTGGTAGGCGCGTTCCGCGTCGGCCTGCCCGGTCATGGGGATCAGGTCCACGAGGTTCGTGTCGATCTCGTACTGCAGCAGGGCGGTGCTGGCGCTGGTGCTGCCGAACGCGGCGTCGCGCAGGTCGGTCACGACGACGTCCAGCCCGGCGGCACTGAGCGAGTCGGCGAGCAGCGCACCCGTGATGCCCGCCCCGATGACGAGCACGTCGGCGGTCTCGTCGCCGCCCAGGGGCGGGTAGGTGTGCATGAGGCCGTTCGTGAGGGGCCAGAAGGCGCGTCCGCTGCGGAGATCCATACCCCTGATTCTGGGGAGGTGCGGCGGGGGGCGGGTGGGCGCGCGGCTACGGTTCCCCGCACGGGACGTTCAGGGTTCGTTGGGGAAGTTCAGGTGGGGGGAAGTTCAGGTTGGGGGAAGTCCAGGCTGGGTCTCCGGGACACGGTGGGCGGCCGCTGCGGCCGGAGGGCGCGCCCCGGCGTGCGGCAGGCCGTCCAGCCGGCACGGGTCGCGCCGGGCCCCTGCCGGGAAGGCGTGGCGCTGGGGGACGGCGGTCAGAAGAAGCGGCGTTTGCCGGGTTTCCCGACGGCCCGCTGTGCGCCGCTCAGGAGCGAGTCGATCAGGCGGTCGCGTTTGCGGGCGCGGGTGTACCGGGCGCGTTTCTTCTGGGCGTTGCGGGCCGTGACGAGCAGTTCCAGAACGATGGGGGCGGCGGCGAGGATCAGGCCCAGCCTGCCGGATTTGCCTTTCACGCGGGTGCGGTTCTTCATGCCACCCATTACGACATGCAGGGCAGGAAAGTTGCTGAGGGGAAACTCAGATTCCTTCGGGAATGGTGGTGGCACGCCGGGCCGTCCGCCTGCTGTCCGCGCGGCCCGGCCACCCGGACAGCAGGCGGACGGCGCCGGGCAGACGGCGGGGCGACTCAGGCGCTAGGCTGGGGCATGACCGCAACAGGTGACCGGGTGGAGGAACTTCGTGGGCAGCTCGTGGCGTGGCGCCGGCACCTGCACATGCATCCCGAGGTCGGCTTCGAGGAACACGCGACCGCCGCGTACATCGAGGCCGAGCTGAAGAAGATGCCGGGCCTCAGCGTGTCGCGTCCCACCGGGACGAGCGTGCTGGCGGTCCTGAAGGGCGGGCGGCCGGGACGCACCGCGCTGCTGCGCGCCGACATCGACGCGCTGCCCATCCACGAGGAGAACACCTTCGAGTTCGCCTCGACCCGGCCCGGCGTGATGCACGCCTGCGGGCACGACGGGCACACCGCGATCCTGCTGGGCGTGGCGCAGCTGCTGTCCGCCGACGCGGGCAACGTGCCGGGCGAGATCCGAATGATCTTCCAGCACGCCGAGGAGATCGGCCCCGGCGGCGCCGAGGAACTGGTCATGAACACCCCCCTGATGGACGGCGTGGACGTCGTCACGGGCCTGCACCTGAACAGCCAGCTGCCGGCCGGGGTGGTGGCCGTCAAGCCCGGGGCGTTCATGGCCGCGCCGGACATGCTGGAACTCACGATCCGCGGGCGGGGCGGGCACGGCGCGCACCCGGAGGAAGCCGTGGACCCCATCGCGGTGGGCGCGCAGGTCGTCACGAACCTCCAGCATGTCGTGAGCCGCATGGTGGCCGCGCAGGACGCGCTGGTGGTCAGCGTCACGAAGTTCACGAGCGGCACCACGCACAACGTCATTCCCGACACGGCCGAACTGATGGGCACGGTCCGCACCTTCGACCCGGCGCTGCGCGAGCGGGCGCCGCAGCTGATCGAGCGGGTGGTCAGGGGCATCTGTGACGCGCACGGCGCGACGTACGAACTGAAGTACGAGTTCGGGTACCGCCCGCTGATCAACACCGACTGGGTGGCGGCGCAACTGAAAGACATCGCGCTGGACGTGGTGGGGCCGGACCTGTACCGGGACGCGCGCCCCACCATGGGCGGCGAGGACTTCAGCGCGTACCTGGAAAAAGCCCCGGGCGCGTACTTCAACGTCGGCTCGGGCAGTGACGCTCAGGACAGCCGCTGGCCGCACCACCACCCGCGCTTCACGATCGACGAGACCAGCCTGGAAACCGGGGTGCGGATGCTGCACGCCGCCGCGCTGCGCCTGACCGTTCCGGAGTGACCGTGCTGCCCGAGACGGTCGCCCGCCAGATCATCGCCGACCACCAGCGCCACCCGCGTCACACCGGGCCGCTGAGCGGCGTCCAGGGGGTCACGCTGGACAACCCGGGCTGCGGGGATCAGGTGACCGTCTGGGCCGACGTGCAGGAGGGCCGGATCGCGGGCCTGACCTTCACGGGGCAGGGCTGCGCGATCAGTCAGAGCAGCGCCAGCCTGATGACCGTCGCCCTGACCGGGAAGACCGTACCCGAGGCCCACGCCCTGGCCGGGCAGTTCCGCGCGATGGTCATGGGCGAGGCGCCGGGCGACCCGCAACTGGGCGACCTGCTGGCCCTCTCGGGCGTCAGCCGCCTGCACGCGCGGCGCAAGTGCGCGCTGCTGGCGTGGCGGGCGCTGGAGCGGACGCTCGGCACCAGCAGCGCGCCCGCCTGACCGCGGGTTCGGACTCCGCCCTGGGGTGACAGGGCCACCGGGTTTCAGCCGGAACGGACCGGTGCCGGCCCGCTGCCGACGGGGCTCGGCCCGTCCGTTCCGGCCGGGAGACTCACCCCGGCGGCGTCCTCCGCGCGTACCAGCTGGCAGAACAGGTCCGTCAGGGCAGGATCGAACTGCGTGCCCCGCCCCTCGCGGATGATGTCCAGCGCCTGCGCGTGCGTCAGGGCGGCCTTGTAGGGCCGGACGCTGATCAGGGCGTCGTACACGTCGCACAGCGCGAAGATGCGGGCCAGCAGGGGAATCCGGTCGGCCGCCAGCCGGTCCGGGTAGCCCGCGCCGTCCCAGCGTTCATGGTGGTGCCGGACCACGTGGTGCGCCTCGGGGTGCAGGAACGGAATGCGGGCCACCAGGTCCGCGCCGAGTGGGGCGTGCTGCTCGACGACGGCGCGCTCGTCCGGGGTGAGCCGGCCGGGTTTCAGCAGCACGGCGTCGGGAATGCACAGCTTGCCGATGTCGTGCAGGGTCGCGCCGTGCCGCAGGGCCGTCATCTGATCGTCCGGGAGGTGCAGGGCCGCGCCCATCATCAGGGCCAGGTCCCGGACGCGCTGGGTGTGCCCCTGCGTCTCGAAATCACGCGCTTCGAGCGCCACGCCCAGCGTGTTCAGCGAGGCTTCCAGCGTGGCGCGCAGGTCGTTCAGGTGCGTGCTGCGCTCCATGACGCGCGTGCCGACGCTGGCGAGCATGGCGGCCAGCGCCTCGTCACTCGCCTGGAAGGGCCGGTGCTCGCTGCGCAGCAGGCACAGCACGCCCAGCGGCTGACGCTGGTGCGACAGCAGCGGCACGGCCATCAGGGCCCGGCGGTCCGGTTCGAGGTTCTCCGGTCGGTAGGCGCCGGGCGTGGTCATGATGTCCGCCACGCGCTGCACCTGCCCGGTCTCCAGCGCCTGCCAGGACATGCCCTCCCCGCGCCTGAGCCGCACCGGCGGGCCGTCCGGCTGGGTCGACCCGGCGCGGGCCGCGCTGATCAGCATGTCCTGCGCGGCGTCGTAGCGCAGCAGGACGGTGTAACTCGTGCGCAGCAGGGCGTGCGCGGTATCGGTCAGGTGGCCGGCGATGGCGTCGTCGTCCAGGCTGAGGCTGAGGTCACCGTGCAGGCGGGCCAGCTGCTCGAGTTCCCGCCAGCGTTCCTGAAGTTGCAGCAGCGCCGCGATCTGCTGCGCGAACACCCCGGCGTCCTGCATGACGGCGGGCGTGAACACGTCCTCGGTGCTCAGCGAGTCGAGGTTCAGGTGCGCGATCACCTCGCCGCCCAGGACGACGGGGAAGCACAGGTTCGCGCGCAGCTGGTCACGCCGCCCCACCTGCGCGAAGGTCCGCTCTTGGCCCGGCTGGTGCGCCTCGTCGGCGGACGCCCAGGCCCGCTGGATCTCGCCCAGGCGGATCACGCGCGGCCTTCCGGCCAGCCAGTCCTGCAGGCTGCCGCCGTACCATTTCAGTTGCGAGCGCTCGCTGAGACTCAGGCCTGTCAGGCCCTCGCCGTACCCCTCGGAAGCGCACACGCGGAACGCACTGCCCTCGCGGATGTTCAGCGTGCCGGCCTCCACGCCGTCCACCGTCTCGACGGCCAGCCGCAGCAGTTCGTGCCAGTCGTCATCGGTCAGGGTGCGGCGCTGCGTGAGCAGGTTCACGGTCGTGCGCTGCGCCTGCCACAGCGAGTACCGGGGCCGGATGTCCGGCAGCGGTCCCTCGGTGCTGGTGCGCCGCGCGCTGTACTGACTGACGACCAGTCGGTTGCGGCCGTTCGTCTTGGCGAGGTACAGCGCCTCGTCGGCGCGGTGCGTCAGTTCCCCCGGCGTCTCGCGCAGCAGGCGGGTTGCCATGCCGGCCGACAGGGTCAGGCTCGCCCAGGGCAGTCCGCCGGGCTCCGCGATCTGCGCCTGCAGACGCTCGACCAGTGCGCGCGCCTGGGCCTCACCGCCGACGTTCAGCAGCAGCGCGAACTCCTCGCCGCTCAGGCGGTACGCGGCGTGCGGGGCGACGTCATGCATGACCTGCCCGATGTACCGCAGCGCCCGGTCGCCCACGGGCGTGCCGTGCCGCTCGTTCAGGGAGCGGAAGTTGTCCACGTCCAGCATCACGAGTTGCGCGCCGGTCTCCAGCCGCGCGAGGTCCCGGTCGAACCGCGAGCGGTTCCCCAGGCCGGTCAGTTCGTCGGTCAGCACCTGCCGTTCCAGTTCGGACGTGACCCTCAGCAGCCGCAGCCGGGCGTTCACGACGCCCAGCACCGCCAGCGTCGACAGCGAGTGCAGGGCGAGCATCCCGGGGTACAGCACCCACGGGGACACGTTGGGTGGGTGCGGCGTGAAGAACATCAGCAGGCCCACACCCAGGTACGGCACGGGCACCTTCCAGACGTCCGCGCGGGTCAGGGCCCGGAAGTTCAGGTGCCCGCGCAGGACACCGGACAGGCCCACGACGCTCAGGGCGTTCACGAGCGCCGTCAGGCCGCCCAGTTCGGATTCCATCAGGCGCAGCGCGACCGGCGCGGCCGCCACGAACAGGCCCGGCGCGACGCCGTACCGCAGGGTGACCAGCGCCAGCGGCACGAACCGCAGGTCGATCTTGTACGGTCCGGTGGGCTGCGTGTACAGCAGCAGCAGCACGGACGTCACCGCCGCCAGCCCCACGCGCAGGGCGTGTTCCGAGCGGCGCTCCGGCAACGGCCACTTGCGGTACGTGAGGCTCAGCAGAAACGTGCAGGTCAGCAGCAGGCAGAAATTCAGTAACACGGCACGTCCCTCCCCCTCCTCACCGTAGGGGATCGGTCCTTACATGCCTCTTATCGCCTCCACACCAGAGCGAGGTCTGATTCTGCCCTCATCCCTCCCTAACCAGTCCGGAACGCCACTGGCCGTCGGGCGGCCCGGCCCGGCCTGCGGACCGCCCAGGCGACAGAACTGGTCCGGGAGGTGTGGCCGCGCGGCGCACGTCCGTTCCCCGGACCGGAAAGTGGCCCCGCCCATAATGTCGAATTTCTTACACGGACTCCGGTTGAACGGTTACCAGAACCGTTCCGTCCGGGCGGAAACGACCCGTAGACCTGCTCCGTAGAGGAGGACCACAACGGGTCCCGGGCGTCGCACTGGCAGCCCGGTGGTGTTCCGGGTTGTGAACGAACCAGACGGCAGCATTGCATGCGACCGCCGCCCGGCCGGCCGGTCAGCGGGAACGCAGGGTGGTCTGCACGGCGCTCATGAACTCCGCGCGGGTGCGCGGGTCGCTCTTGAACAGGCCGCGCATGGCGCTCGTACTCGTGCTGCTGTTCTGCTTCTGCACGCCGCGCATGGCCATGCACAGGTGCACGCCCTCCATGACGACCGCCACGCCCTTGGGTGCCAGCAGTTCCTGCACGGCGTCCGCCACCTGCGTCGTGATGCGCTCCTGCACCTGCAGGCGCCGCGAGTACAGGTCCACGATCCGCGCGAACTTGCTCAGGCCCAGAATCTGCCCGTCCGGAATGTACGCGATGTGCGCCCGGCCGTAGAAGGGCAGCATGTGGTGCTCGCACATGGAGTAGAACTCGATGTCCTTCACGATCACCATCTCGCTGCCGTCCGCGGCGAACACGGCGTCACCCACCGCCTCGTGCAGCGTCTTCTGGTACCCGGCGGTCAGGAACCCCCAGGCTTTCGCCACGCGGTGCGGCGTCTTCAGCAGACCTTCACGGTCGGGGTCCTCCCCGATGGCACTCAGCCAGCTGTGGGTCAGGGCGCTCAGGCCCGGCACTTCCTGCTTCTCGTCAGCGGCGCTGATCACGGTTTCAATCGTCAAGGGAGTTGCTCCTTCTCACGCGTTCCCCGGTCCGGGGGCGTGAACATGAATGCCGCGAGTGTAGGCCGTAGCCCCTCGCGGCAATTGTCAAAAAAGATTCAGGAACCCCACGCGGCCCTCCCGGACATCAGGGAATCCCCGGCGTCCGGGTTATACGGATTCCGTTTGTTTCGTTGACAACCCGGAACGGCACCGGGTCGTCAACGCCACGTCCGGAACCCGTTTCTCTCCTCCTCTGCG
Protein-coding sequences here:
- a CDS encoding HD domain-containing phosphohydrolase: MLLNFCLLLTCTFLLSLTYRKWPLPERRSEHALRVGLAAVTSVLLLLYTQPTGPYKIDLRFVPLALVTLRYGVAPGLFVAAAPVALRLMESELGGLTALVNALSVVGLSGVLRGHLNFRALTRADVWKVPVPYLGVGLLMFFTPHPPNVSPWVLYPGMLALHSLSTLAVLGVVNARLRLLRVTSELERQVLTDELTGLGNRSRFDRDLARLETGAQLVMLDVDNFRSLNERHGTPVGDRALRYIGQVMHDVAPHAAYRLSGEEFALLLNVGGEAQARALVERLQAQIAEPGGLPWASLTLSAGMATRLLRETPGELTHRADEALYLAKTNGRNRLVVSQYSARRTSTEGPLPDIRPRYSLWQAQRTTVNLLTQRRTLTDDDWHELLRLAVETVDGVEAGTLNIREGSAFRVCASEGYGEGLTGLSLSERSQLKWYGGSLQDWLAGRPRVIRLGEIQRAWASADEAHQPGQERTFAQVGRRDQLRANLCFPVVLGGEVIAHLNLDSLSTEDVFTPAVMQDAGVFAQQIAALLQLQERWRELEQLARLHGDLSLSLDDDAIAGHLTDTAHALLRTSYTVLLRYDAAQDMLISAARAGSTQPDGPPVRLRRGEGMSWQALETGQVQRVADIMTTPGAYRPENLEPDRRALMAVPLLSHQRQPLGVLCLLRSEHRPFQASDEALAAMLASVGTRVMERSTHLNDLRATLEASLNTLGVALEARDFETQGHTQRVRDLALMMGAALHLPDDQMTALRHGATLHDIGKLCIPDAVLLKPGRLTPDERAVVEQHAPLGADLVARIPFLHPEAHHVVRHHHERWDGAGYPDRLAADRIPLLARIFALCDVYDALISVRPYKAALTHAQALDIIREGRGTQFDPALTDLFCQLVRAEDAAGVSLPAGTDGPSPVGSGPAPVRSG
- the folE gene encoding GTP cyclohydrolase I FolE, yielding MTIETVISAADEKQEVPGLSALTHSWLSAIGEDPDREGLLKTPHRVAKAWGFLTAGYQKTLHEAVGDAVFAADGSEMVIVKDIEFYSMCEHHMLPFYGRAHIAYIPDGQILGLSKFARIVDLYSRRLQVQERITTQVADAVQELLAPKGVAVVMEGVHLCMAMRGVQKQNSSTSTSAMRGLFKSDPRTRAEFMSAVQTTLRSR